Genomic DNA from Candidatus Rokuibacteriota bacterium:
CGGTGGATCCTGGAGCGGGAGGAGATCGCGCCCTTCTTCGACGCCGTGGTCGTATCCGATGAGGTCGGATGGCGGAAGCCCAAGCCGATCATCTTCGAGGTCGCCCTGACCCGGCTTCGGGTCTCCCCCGCAGAGGCCCTCTTCGTCGGAGACCGTGCCGACATCGACGTGCTCGGAGCGAAGCAGGCCGGCCTCGCGGCGGCCTGGCTCAATCGTGACGGTGAGCCGCTTCCGGAAGGGGTCCCGGTTCCCGACTACGAGGTCCAGGACCTCGAGGTGCTTCCCGCGCTCCTGGGCGTCTGACGCTGACCCGAATCCCTCGAGGCCCGCGAAGCATCTGATAGAATAGAACGGCTCTTCACGACGGAGACAAGCCACATGGGTCAGGTACGGAAGGTCATCATCATCGGGTCGGGCCCGGCGGGCTGGACGGCGGCGACCTATGCCGCTCGCGCCAATCTCGCTCCGCTGATCTTCATCGGCAGTCAGTGGGGCGGTCAGCTCATGCTCACGACGCTGGTCGAGAACTACCCCGGCTTTGTGGACGGCATCGACGGTCCGCCGTTGATGGAAATTTTCCGAAAACAGGCGGAGCGCTTCGGGACCGAGGTCATCGCTGAGGATGTCACGGCGGTGGACTTCTCCCGCCACCCGTTCGCCGTGAAGCTCGGCGAGCAGGTTTACGAGAGCCACACCGTCATCATCGCCACCGGAGCCTCTGCCAAGCTCCTGGGGCTCGAGTCCGAGCGCGCCCTGATGGGGCGCGGGGTCTCCACCTGCGCGACTTGCGACGGCTTCTTCTTCAAAGACCAGAACATCATGGTGGTCGGCGGGGGCGACTCCGCGATGGAGGAGGCCCTCTACCTCTCACGCCTCGGCCGCAAGGTGGAGGTCGTCCACCGGCGTAACACTCTCCGCGCGTCCAAGATCATGCAGGAGCGCGCCTTCAAGAACCCCAAGATCGAGTTCTTCTGGAACGCTGCCGTGCACGAGGTGCTGGACGTCACGAAGGGCCGGGTCACGGGCGTTCGCCTGAAGAGCTTCAAGACCGGCCAGCTCTCCGAGCGGCCGGTGGATGGGCTCTTCATTGCCATCGGCCACCAGCCGAACACCCAGCTCTTCAGGGGCCAGCTCGAGCTGCTCCCGAACGAGTACATCAAGGTCGTGCCTGGGACGACCCAGACCTCGGTGCCCGGTGTCTTCGCCGCCGGTGACGTCCAGGACTACACCTACCGCCAGGCCGTGACCGCCGCCGGGACCGGCTGCATGGCCGCGCTCGAGGCGGAACGCTACCTGGAAGCCCACCACTAGACCCTGCTGGAGGACCCGCACGTCAAGGTCGCCTACCTCGGGTTGTAGCCGGTCGGCCTGCGGGTCAGGTCACCCGACGACACCCAGATCGCGGAGCCGCCGGATAGTCGGCTCGTCGTACCCTACGGCCCGGAGAATCTCGTCCGTATGCTCACCCAGGTCAGGCGCGCGTCTCGGGTTGATCGGGGGCTGGCCGCTCACCTGAATGGGGCTCATGACGGTTCGGAACCCCGGAACGCCCGTCTCCTCCAGCGGGACAATCGTCCCGGCGGCCAGCATCTGCGGGTCCTCGGAGACGTGATCGAGCCGGGCCATCGCCTCGAAGGTGATCTCGTGCGCATCCAGGATCCTGCGCCACGCGTCGAAATCCTTCGTCGCGAAGACCTCGTCCAGGATCTTCACGAGGGCAGGGGAGTTGGCGTGCCGCGCCGCCGTCGTGGCGAAGCGCGGGTCGGTGATGAGGTCAGGCCGGTCGATCGCGCGCGCGAAGCGCTCCCACTCGTTCTCCTCGCGGAGGAGCGTCAGGACGACCCAGCGCCCGTCCCGGCACTGGTAGAGGTTGACCAGGGCGTTGTGCGCCTGCTCGCGGGGTGGCCGGGGGATGAAGGTGGCACCGCAGAGCATGGCCTGGATGAGCACGCTGTTCGCCCACGCGCCGTTGGCCATCAGGGACGAGGAGACCTTGGCCCCGCGGCCGGTGCGCTCGCGCCGGTAGAGGCCCAGCACGATGGCGCCGAACAGCGCCACGGCCGTGGGGTGGTCGCCCATGCCCGGCATGGAGCTGGTCGGCGGCGCTCCGGCGGCGCGCACGAGGTCCATCAGGCCGGACCGCGCCCACCACGCGTTGATGTCGAAGCCTGGCCGGTCCGCCTCCCCGCCGACCTCGCCGTACGCCGTGAGGGAGGCGTAGATCAGCCGCGGATTCACGGTGGAGAGATCCTCGTAGGCGAGCCCCAGGCGGGCGAGGAGCGCGGGCGGGAAGTTCGTCACGTACACATCCGAGCGGGCCGCGAGGGCGAGCAG
This window encodes:
- the trxB gene encoding thioredoxin-disulfide reductase: MGQVRKVIIIGSGPAGWTAATYAARANLAPLIFIGSQWGGQLMLTTLVENYPGFVDGIDGPPLMEIFRKQAERFGTEVIAEDVTAVDFSRHPFAVKLGEQVYESHTVIIATGASAKLLGLESERALMGRGVSTCATCDGFFFKDQNIMVVGGGDSAMEEALYLSRLGRKVEVVHRRNTLRASKIMQERAFKNPKIEFFWNAAVHEVLDVTKGRVTGVRLKSFKTGQLSERPVDGLFIAIGHQPNTQLFRGQLELLPNEYIKVVPGTTQTSVPGVFAAGDVQDYTYRQAVTAAGTGCMAALEAERYLEAHH
- a CDS encoding CoA transferase; translation: MSAGGRVLDGIRVLDVGTWIAAPAAATIMADFGAEVIKVESPRAGDPYRQLLGLPGMPLSEHNYAWLLDSRNKKSLALDLTRPEGREVLLALAARSDVYVTNFPPALLARLGLAYEDLSTVNPRLIYASLTAYGEVGGEADRPGFDINAWWARSGLMDLVRAAGAPPTSSMPGMGDHPTAVALFGAIVLGLYRRERTGRGAKVSSSLMANGAWANSVLIQAMLCGATFIPRPPREQAHNALVNLYQCRDGRWVVLTLLREENEWERFARAIDRPDLITDPRFATTAARHANSPALVKILDEVFATKDFDAWRRILDAHEITFEAMARLDHVSEDPQMLAAGTIVPLEETGVPGFRTVMSPIQVSGQPPINPRRAPDLGEHTDEILRAVGYDEPTIRRLRDLGVVG